Below is a window of Malania oleifera isolate guangnan ecotype guangnan chromosome 1, ASM2987363v1, whole genome shotgun sequence DNA.
cgagatgacgtagctcgtcgacaaaggccacagtataaatagtgctaaactcattttcCTGCGCAGAAATATCACTGAAatcctctcctttctctctcctacagcctctccctcttctctcttcaattccggccCTGTCGTTTgctggattgacgatctgaggccaccacgacgcttctagaggagttctcttcaagtttgctagggcggatcgtcggtgggatcgaatTGAATTTTTTCCTAgaatcagggtaagaccttttagtcaaattttgaccttttggcagttgtaggaaatgatgtaggcaaaaaaaatattgatattcttttttgacgaatgttgttttcagggtgtcgaGTAGGAAGCCCCACGGGAGTAGGACCTGTAATGACCccaagaataatgatatttaaataataaagagaggggaaaatggaaacagtaacagatgGAGGCCACTGaattcgttgacgacattgcattttggaggtgataattccaagaaaattttccagacctcatcgatgaacacaggggtttcgtcaacgagggttcttcaggatctcgttgacgatgtcccgtctcgtcgacgagaagataccgagaaaagatttttggaaagtctgaaattcgtcgaagaggatgcaggttcatcgatgaactttctacaggactcattgacgaggtgacgtgactcatcgatgaatcccgcagtataaatagtgcttaaactcagtttttacgcaAAACTTCAGTGCAgactctctccctcctctctcctacggcctctccctattctctcttcgattcttgcCTCATCGtttgccggatcgatgatctgaggccaccacgacgctcctggggaagttctctccaagtctgctggagtggatcgtcggtgggataaAATTGGAATTCATCcaaaatccagggtaaggtcttttattcggaatttgggtttccaatagttgtaagaaatgtaataaacgtagaaatagtaatgttttgttctgagatttatggttttcagggtgttgagtggagaaccctgcgggtgtaagacctGTTACAGTAGGAGGATTTgagcaaaaatcaggtaagggaaatatgctatgctaggttatttgagtatgatttcagtataaaattttatatatatattctaccagagtattattcacagcagagatttatacaatttatcaagtatgattaatatgttttaaaattactgtgtggcttgagaatattgatatagtacagaaacatgctttacaatattttttagagatgtattttacataatatacagacagtgaatatattttattgcaattacagaaataccatgattatacagttttacagtaccatgacatacaaatttacagttaattacagaatcgcagttgatatagatacaattttctacagcatcatggtttatacaattattataaaatcatggtaaaacagatagttgtatatagagatgtattatatagtatcagaccctgttggaccattacaatttacagaacacggtaccgtagctacatacagtatatagagtgtaaccacctatttagataatacgtgtgTTGAAtctggtgtaatcccaagaaggggggtgaattggatattaaaaaaaaattttaagctacttaatttccttttacacacttcttataaatttaccaactatttcttgttgctcaattatgtatgtgtgtggcaatatatatctatgcatgcaatatactcaatttaaatacaacgcggaaaataaagagtagagggaagagagaagacaaacgcgattttacgaggttcgaccgacttggcctacgtcctcgccttgagaaaccaatcaaggattcactaaaaccctactccttaaagtgggacagagcttcccttacaaaccgatgcttacaagaggtacaactccctccttatccgctgctcacaagaggtacaacttcctcctcacacccggttcacaacccgaatcgtgtttacaatgaaatctgaaaataacactcaaaacaatgcttctaacaaaagcttgtgagtacaattcaatttcctagcacattaacatatgatataacttgaagctcatgaatgtatgaaaacgataaactcattttatgcatgatatgcttgaacacacaaatccctatttaatcaaaactctcaAGTGAAATTATATTTGgaatgttttggagtcaactagggttcttgattcactttgtaaagatgcacaagtatatttgaagcaaactagttagcaaaaaaaaactttgtcttgaagacaaacacaataaactcacaaagtttctttcgaagttcaatctttccaccaaacttgatttttcaataaaaagaccctatgaacaaaatatatatatgtttatatactcttgattccaactgtcgcgacgtcccgggagcgcgtgtgccccgggcggcgaaatcaaaatcatttttaatattttcatggaaaaacatggatatcggagtcgccactaacctttagtgcggttagaacacatgattactaccccgttaggggtagaatcggtctacattaccagagttggggtcgggagtttggttacgcgaggggaaggtacgagcaccccctacgcgcccgttcttacgaacggtacctaattaatttgaaattatccctaagttaatctaataattcttcaaattactcatattttatgaatttataaataaatgtgaaaaataaataaataaataaagataatatataccaatataatccctcagagcttagggtacgtgaagcccgaaggctcatacccccgcgataaaatcatagggacaaaaaaaaataaaatactttataaaatacgctcccaaattttaaaattgtaagtaaaatatttataggaaaataattgtatgggaggttttaataatagatataataatttaaacataataaataaataaataaaatagtaataaactagagtattaggataccacaatacgtactaatcaacatatataatagaagctaaaatatctaacataccaataatagtagaatataaacatataatatagactaagataatgagcatatcataatattaaaatactacatatacgttataaacaaaaatacttaaacataccataatacacataattacgataataataataaatatccacaaataatataatacgtaataaattactataatactatatactaaacataccatataatggcatgataccaaaacaccaaaaatattacctaaacTATTAAGCTTACcaaaataattaataccttgtatattaacatgctaaaaatataataataatacataatattacctaaaatgctatgttactaaatgtacacggtcacctaaaatactgaattaaatgtataatgttacttaaaattctaagttgctaaatataaatatcacttattcaaataaatattatagcattaaaaattcacAACAATGTTATGGACATGACAAAATAATAATGCAATCATATACAagaaatagataaataataaacaataatgaacatcaatatatacgcaataacaatgtaaagtaaactaaataaaacactactcaaaaccctaataacgtgaaataaccaaaaccctaaaataaaacaataacctaaaaccctaaagggtcgtattatgaaaataatgtaaataatcaagaattcTAGATGTGAataatattacaatcctaaataataaacaaaatccctaaatatcgtatgaacaataaatatgacaaatatcctaaatacatcaaaaagtcTAAATAATGTCTACGCAataaaacatcctaaataatatgtaacaataaaaataatgattacaaaaaaaaaaacggtaatataagcactttaaacaaatatacaacaataaatatggacacgtaataaagtattaaataatcatccaacacctataacaataatgttaaatatatatagatatataataaaGCCCTAAACATGAAACCTATATGTTACAATAAaagtaattatataaaaaaaaactttaaagatTACACATGCCtgcataaataaaaacaaaaacaaaaaaaaggaacaaaaatgTTAGTTTTCAATACAAAACAAAGACCAGAAAAGAAACAtgaaaaaaaagataataaataaataaatgagaaattGCATgccagtgtgtgtgtgtgttctgtgcacGTGTATGAGTGTTTACAAGGTGTGTACGTGATGCATGTATGTACTGGGTGCACATACTGTGAGTGTGCAGAGATCAGGGAAACTTACCAAGGGGGGTTGCCGGAGAATGGAGCAGGGGGCAACGGGAGGTCTTGCCGACGGCAACGGTGATGCCTGGGCGGGGTGGTGAGTGGCTAAGCCTGCTGGTTTGGCTTGGTTCGGGGGTGCTCACGACGGTGTTGGAGTGGTGCTCACGATCGACTGCAGTGGAGAGGTGCTCGGTTGCTGCTGGTGTGGAGTTGGATTGCTGGTGGCTGGGTGACTCGTCTGGAGTGGTGCAGCGGTGGGTGCAGATGGCTGGTACTGGAGATCCTGGAGGCTGGCCGAGTTGCCGGAGATGGAGATAACGATGAGAGGGCTGGGTCGTGAGGTGGTAGGCTGTGAATGGAGAAGATGGGGTTAGCCGAGGATGATGGCTGGGTGAGCGTGAGCCGGAGGGTTGCCAAGGTTGTGCCGAGAAGAAAGGTAAggctttttttttgtttgtttttcgcTGTGCTGTGCAGCGCCCCCCATgcttatataataaaaatttggaaaccctaaacaaaaaaattcctttcttgattttatttcattttattttttttatgcttttggtaataatgaaaatagaaataataataataacaattatcataataaggtaatactactaaatagtaaataataataaataattatagtaaaaaataaaaataaaaataaaaataaagatattatcaataaaataataataaaaaaaataaagtaataatacaaataataaaagtaataattaataataataataataataataataataataataatagtaatactaacaataataataataataataataataacaataataataaatagtaataataataatatatcaaaaacaataaaataaatgaaaaataaaaataattatagtaaagtaaaaataaaataaagataataaaagtactagtaataataataaaaatgaagaataataataataatgataataaaaatactagcaaaataatagtaaagtaaatataggaaaataataataataaaataataataataataataataataataacaataataataataataataataataaaataataataataagaggggaccccttgttctatttggctagggcaaaaatagggtgtctacaccaacaatcaatgaaccaaactaacaagactttctcacaaaatggtttttttttttttacaaaaatcaacttttatatgTGTATGCATACTCAAGATAAAAAAAACTCTTGCTAAAGATACTCAAGAAAACAGAAGAtgtgatgagaggttcttgagaaataaaaacttgaaagatcaaacctcactagACGATTGAGGTACAGTTGAAAGAGATAATGAAACCCCTTTGATTTTCCGAAGAGATTTGCCCAATGAAGATGGAAGGagtgcagaaaatcagctctAAGGTTCAAGTTTTGCAAttagatgtatatttttcttgttgtctGTCTTAGctttcttctagggtttagacctttagtatatatagtaaatgacccttaggattgatctcagccgttggatcaatcagatggctcgcgagttcacttaataaaaatctggtttttagcagccccgcgacttcaggcgcctaagggtAAAggtccaggcgaccgaagttccttaagccttgagAAATCacgttggaatacagggtcaggcgaccgaagtggtGACTtaaggcgcctgaggttccaaggtcaggcgaccgaagagcctcagccaggttctgtcttctccatttaattcttcaggttactgaacttaatctttaagcaaccgaagaaattcttcaggcgcctgaggtttgagttcaggcgaccgaagtccccaatttctcaaattttcatttctaattaaaatctgcttggctccttttcttgagtctttcataaaacatatttttcatgattttgaaaacatttcaaggtccatgagagtttcctaatgatgtacatgaaatgcatgaatcctaaaaccattctaagttataataagcctcaaattaaatcatacgaaaatgtaagtacatgagttctaaataccctttcccaagatattcttgaactttgccgcttgcatcttgattctcgtactctttgagttccatggatcttgccaagatttgttaacttttcgtgcatgcttagtgtaagtcctgttcacaaactcaatgcacagatcaaatatcaagtgatttgtcattatcaaaacaagattggactcgtaaagtcaacaacgtggtataaaggtcgatcgcatagagcccacgagtggacagactccccatcagatatgggttgaggagggctgattagactgatggagtatattgatttattcctggttggccagtcaagGTAGACcgtgcctacgggccacacaaccttgtcatgaggggttaaatcataatacacaattatccacagggaagtttcagttaatactatgtttatacagatttacagagaaaaaaaaaatatatatttattagaagtattttgagtaaaaacctaaagtacagaaatgttaagcaacaggaaaaatgtgatggtttatattactagtattgtattttcaaatttaattatacATGATCATATagcaacaaattttcatagtattgtaactcatttgccacacactagcaataacatatttcgtcttactgagcgatggttcatcccaattactttaacattttcaggttatctaggtaggcgagcatatcaggttcgcagatagaggggcctcagtattggcCTGACAGTAGTgtaagtatttttgggagtatttttgtatagctctaACTAGTTGAGAGTATTCTagaaaacagacatatatgtatattttgggaaacattttagcactctggttttgtatataattatatatggttatgtttatttgattttcgcttctcgctacttaggttgatggttgggtttaattcagtttggtatcagggcattataattattatagtataaaaaaataaaaaataaaaaacccagttaaatagctaGTCATTATAGGACCGGTATATGATAAGGGCtttttaatagtcaggtaagggaaatatgctatgctaggcagttttaaaatgattttcagtatgaaatgtatatttttactagaTTAATATTCACAGCAGagctttatacagtttatcaattatgaataatatgttttaaattactgtgtgacttgagaatatagatataatacagtatttttcagagctatgttttacagattatacagacagtgaatatattttatagtaattacaaagaaccatgattatatagttgatacaaatacaatttacagtaccatgacatacagtattacaatttatttcagaaatacagttgaaatagatacagtttatcacaacgtcatggtttatggagttattacaaaatcatggtaaaaaagaTAGTTATataaagaaatgtattatatagtatcgaACCCTGtggaccattacagtttacaggcacggtaccgtagctacatacagtatagagtgcaaccacctatttagataatatgtggtataacagtcgatcgtatagagcccacgagtggagaggctcctcatcagatatgggttgaggagggctaatcagATTGATGGAAtatagtggtttatcttggtcagccagccagggtagatcccgcctacgggccacacaaccctgtcatgaggggttaaatcatgacacacagttatccacagggaagttttcagttattatatttatatacagttttacagtagcATTGggtgtacttatgtatagtagaagtattatgaatggaaaacctaTAAAAGCAAATATGTTAAGAAACATGGGTACAGGTGGTGGCTTTATATGTTATTTGTACTTGTAATCTCATATTCATTTATATATGACTATATATTGAAACAGATTTTCATGGTATTGTAACTCATtcgccacacactagcaatagcatatttcgtcttactgagcgttgactcatcccattactttaacatttttcaggtgatctaggtaggcaagcagatcaggcttgaAGATAgaagggcctcagtattgccttgacaatagagtgagtatttttggatagccctagccagttgaagGTATTTTgagaaacaatcatatatgtatattttgggaaacattttagcactctggtattgtatataactatatatggttatatttatttgatttccgcttcttgctacttagattgatggttgggtttaattcaggttggtatcagagcattataaatgttatagtatatatataaaaaaaaaactcaagttaaatagcaggttgttacaaaatGACAGTAGGCCCATCTTCTTTGAAGTGCAACTCTTCAAGAATCTTCTTCAGCCAAATAGCTTGACAAGCACAAGCTGTTGTTGCAACAAATTCAACTTTAGTGGTTGACATTGTGACAATtggttgcttctttgatgaccatgaaaCAAATCCTCTTCCCAACATGAAAACATACCCAAATGTGCTTTTTCGATCATCAAAATCTCCTGCATAATCACTATCTGTAAAGCCAAACAAATTTAACTTTTCTCCCTTTTTGAAGAATAGCCCAAACTCTTTAGTACCTtgcaagtacctaagaattctttttgcCGCCAAAAGATGAATCTCTGTTGGACACTCCATGTATCTACTAATGATACTTACAGTATGCATTATATCATGCCTTGTTATAGTTAAATACATTAAGCTCCCCACAATTTGCTTGTAAAGAGTACTATTAACCTTCTTTCCTCCATCATCCTTGTTTAGCTTTAAACCAAACTCAGACTGTGTATTCACAGGATTACAATCCTTCATCTGAAACCTGTCCAAgatttctcccacatatttcttttgagaaataagaaTGCTAGTAGAAGACGACAacacttctatgccaagaaagtAATGCATCATACCAAGATTAGACATTTCAAATTCAACCATCATGGATTTCTTAAAGCTTTCAAACATGGTTGTATTACTTTTAGTATAGATTAGATCATTTATACATAAGCATACAATGAGCATTTTCCCTCCATCCTCAACTTTTATGAAAAGTGTGTGTTCATAAGGACATTTTTTAAATCCTTCTTTCAAAAAATAAGTTTCTATACAATTATTCCAAGCTCGTggggcttgttttaaaccatatagagcCTTCTTCAGTCTATACACTTCATGCTCATTTCCAAATTTCACATAACCAGGAGGTTGATCAATTAATACCAGCTCCTTCAAATCTCCATGGAGGAACCCCGACTTCACATTGAGTTGGAAAATATGCCATAAGTTCTAAGCTGCTAATGCAATCACCAATCTAATTGTGTCATGCCTTGCAATTGGAGTAAAGACTTCTTTATAATCAACACCGCACTCTTGCttatagcccttggccaccaagcgtgCCTTGTACTTGTTGACTTCATCATTCTCCTTCAGCTTTGTCTTGTAGACCCACTTCACGCCAATTATTTTGTGCCCTTATGGAAGATCAGATAGCTCCCAAATGTCATTATTTTCGATGGCTTCAATTTCAGCATCCATAGCCTTCCGCCATTTTGATTCTTTGATAGCATCTTCAAACACTATAGGATCATAATCTAAAAATAGAGCAAAATGAGTGAGTGGGTCTTTAGATTGATCAATTTTGGTTACTTTATAATCTGATATCCATGCTGGCCTCCTTCACAATGAGAACGTGATTAAGATGTTGCTTCTGGTGCTATTGGAGTGACTTCTGAGGCCACAGGAGTTTCATTTTGAGGATTCTCAAATGCCTCAGTTGTTGGAGCAAGGTGTTGCTGCAGCTGGTTTGCTTCATCACCATCTTCTCCATCAAAACTAGTTAGAATTGGCTCTCCAACTACATTTTTGCTCTATTATCAGATTTAATCTTCATCAAAAACAACATCTCGACTGATAAGTATTTTCTTAGTGTTAGGATTGTAAAGTTTATAAGCTTTTGACTGATCATTaacaccaagaaaaatacatttttctCCCTTGTCATCCAACTTCTTCCTTTTTTGATCTGGAATATGGGCATATGCAACACACCCAAAAATTCTGAAGTGATCAACAGCTGGTTTCCATCCGCTCCATGCTTCCTCCAGTGCCTTATTTTGAACAGCAAGTGTGGGACTTCTATTCAATATATGAATGCTCCAGTTAACTGCTTTAGGCCAAAAGCTTTTTGGAATACAATTCCTTATTAAAAGACTTCG
It encodes the following:
- the LOC131149428 gene encoding secreted RxLR effector protein 161-like — encoded protein: MFESFKKSMMVEFEMSNLGMMHYFLGIEVLSSSTSILISQKKYVGEILDRFQMKDCNPVNTQSEFGLKLNKDDGGKKVNSTLYKQIVGSLMYLTITRHDIMHTVSIISRYMECPTEIHLLAAKRILRYLQGTKEFGLFFKKGEKLNLFGFTDSDYAGDFDDRKSTFGYVFMLGRGFVSWSSKKQPIVTMSTTKVEFVATTACACQAIWLKKILEELHFKEDGPTVIL